A genomic region of Gossypium hirsutum isolate 1008001.06 chromosome D01, Gossypium_hirsutum_v2.1, whole genome shotgun sequence contains the following coding sequences:
- the LOC121213797 gene encoding uncharacterized protein → MGKTNSSRDWTQIYAIYGMDQWQTLVFLLFHAVFFSLLSVLFLLYFESIFHFFQTFLSSPGAARFAAGFSGGVTAISAVCLFFAAANFFYSAGPLHYDMAQRMVGSVNDWSTVKLALDIGCGRGILLNAVATQLKKTGSSGRVVGLDPSKRTTLSTLRTANVEGVGEYVTCREGDVRSLPFGDNYFDVVVSAVFVHTVGKEYGHRTVEAAAERMRVLGEMVRVLKPGGVGVLWDLLHVPEYVRRLQELKMEDIRVSERVTAFMVSSHMVSFRKPSQHVVGPGEVRLDWRC, encoded by the exons ATGGGAAAAACCAATAGTAGCAGAGATTGGACTCAGATCTATGCAATTTACGGCATGGACCAGTGGCAAACACTTGTTTTCCTTTTGTTCCATGCTGTTTTTTTCTCCCTACTTTCAGTCCTCTTCCTTTTATACTTCGAATCCATTTTCCACTTCTTCCAAACTTTCCTCTCCAGTCCCGGTGCAGCCCGTTTCGCCGCCGGGTTCAGCGGCGGCGTCACGGCGATTTCCGCAGTGTGTTTGTTTTTCGCGGCCGCCAACTTTTTTTACTCCGCCGGGCCGCTGCATTACGACATGGCGCAACGGATGGTGGGGTCGGTTAATGACTGGTCGACCGTGAAGCTAGCGCTTGATATTGGGTGCGGCAGAGGGATTCTTCTCAATGCGGTGGCGACCCAACTGAAAAAAACTGGTAGTTCGGGTCGGGTTGTTGGGTTGGATCCGTCTAAACGAACTACTTTGTCTACGCTACGAACCGCCAACGTTGAAG GTGTGGGGGAGTATGTGACGTGCAGAGAAGGCGATGTGAGGAGCCTCCCGTTTGGGGATAACTACTTTGACGTGGTGGTTTCCGCCGTGTTCGTGCACACCGTGGGGAAAGAATACGGCCACCGGACGGTGGAAGCAGCGGCGGAGAGGATGAGGGTGTTGGGGGAGATGGTGAGGGTGTTGAAGCCCGGTGGAGTGGGGGTTTTGTGGGACCTCCTCCACGTGCCGGAATACGTGCGGCGGTTGCAAGAATTGAAGATGGAAGACATTAGGGTTTCGGAGCGTGTAACTGCCTTCATGGTTAGCAGCCACATGGTATCATTTCGGAAGCCGAGTCAGCATGTTGTGGGTCCCGGTGAAGTCCGCTTGGACTGGAGATGCTGA
- the LOC107917189 gene encoding translocase of chloroplast 159, chloroplastic-like produces the protein MDALLSAPEITSQSLSTSPGSSSSSSSLTSNDDSEFVTSSVSERTLEDNGNGKTNDSNENGEGKFETVPERPFMADPDEVIPTVRDVSDAPFVGSDGSNVILNEDSFGDGDNGLEEYRGEGSMGKVDVDSVGNGEKDDKVEMGSIGEVDQSVLSMESGEEGRIGIFENNLVLDGGAKGFNPMIVETVDHQVVEVDGSKFSGEEELAVDAKPLTGAALGIETLVMKETEVVPVDDNASLDNGLNHADGSKFSGGDELAVDAENKADIASGVMLGKDNSGTELNDLKDEEIIDILEQAFAEKVDGGGGDGIQAKDSSAQPTEIMAAHETENLDSDSQSKRSVTLPGEESHWPESVEQTTVARKVSFEGEMEEKQHQNEGSETDGEVESMFFNNAEAAKQFLEELERGSAIGSHSGADTSHNHIQTNAVDSDEEGDTDEEGEGKELFDSAALAALLKAATGAGSDGGNITITSQDGSRLFTVERPAGLGSSLQNATSAPRSNRPNIFSPAVTSRGDSDNNLTEEDKIKLEKLQLIRVKFLRILQRLGLSTEDSLAAQVLYRLAHVARRQTSELFSVDSAKRKALELETEGKDDLSFSINMLVLGKIGVGKSATINSIFGESKTSIHAFEPATTVVKEITGMVDGVKLRIIDTPGLKSSAMEQGANHKVLASIKQYIKKCPPDVVVYVDRLDSQTRDLNDLPLLRSITNSLGSSFWKNAIVALTHAASAPPDGPSGSPLSYED, from the coding sequence ATGGACGCCTTGCTTTCTGCCCCGGAAATCACTTCTCAGTCGCTCTCTACCTCTCCAggttcttcttcctcttcttcttctttaactTCGAATGATGATTCTGAGTTTGTAACTAGTTCAGTAAGTGAACGTACTTTGGAAGATAATGGGAATGGTAAAACTAATGATAGTAACGAGAATGGTGAGGGGAAGTTTGAAACAGTACCCGAGAGGCCATTTATGGCTGACCCTGATGAAGTAATTCCGACCGTGAGGGATGTTAGTGATGCCCCTTTTGTTGGTTCTGATGGTtcgaatgtgattttgaatgaggACTCGTTTGGGGATGGCGATAATGGTTTAGAGGAATATAGAGGTGAGGGTTCGATGGGGAAGGTTGATGTTGATAGTGTTGGTAATGGGGAAAAGGACGATAAGGTGGAAATGGGTTCCATTGGAGAAGTCGACCAATCTGTTTTATCAATGGAAAGTGGAGAGGAAGGTAGAATTGGGATTTTTGAGAATAATTTGGTGTTAGATGGTGGAGCTAAGGGTTTCAATCCTATGATTGTAGAAACAGTAGATCATCAGGTAGTTGAAGTCGATGGTTCGAAATTTTCTGGCGAAGAGGAGTTGGCTGTCGATGCGAAACCTTTGACTGGAGCTGCTTTAGGCATTGAGACATTGGTGATGAAGGAGACAGAGGTGGTTCCAGTTGACGATAATGCGAGCTTGGATAACGGCTTGAATCATGCTGATGGTTCGAAGTTTTCCGGCGGAGACGAGTTGGCTGTTGATGCTGAGAATAAAGCTGATATTGCCAGTGGGGTTATGCTTGGTAAAGACAATTCTGGGACTGAGCTAAATGATCTCAAAGATGAGGAGATCATAGATATTTTGGAACAAGCATTTGCTGAGAAAGTAGATGGAGGGGGTGGAGATGGAATTCAGGCAAAGGATAGTTCTGCTCAACCTACAGAAATAATGGCAGCTCATGAAACAGAGAATTTAGATAGTGATTCTCAAAGCAAAAGGTCAGTAACCCTGCCAGGAGAAGAATCTCATTGGCCTGAGTCAGTGGAGCAAACTACAGTGGCTAGAAAAGTTAGTTTTGAAGGTGAAATGGAAGAGAAGCAGCATCAGAATGAAGGCTCAGAGACTGATGGAGAGGTTGAAAGTATGTTCTTTAATAATGCTGAAGCTGCTAAGCAATTCTTGGAGGAGCTAGAACGAGGATCTGCCATTGGTTCTCACTCGGGTGCTGATACTTCTCATAATCATATACAGACAAATGCTGTTGATTCAGATGAAGAAGGGGATACGGATGAAGAAGGAGAGGGGAAGGAGTTATTTGATTCTGCTGCTTTGGCAGCCCTCTTGAAAGCAGCAACTGGTGCTGGCTCTGATGGCGGCAACATTACTATAACCTCTCAAGATGGATCTAGGCTTTTCACTGTTGAACGTCCTGCAGGCTTAGGATCCTCACTGCAAAATGCAACATCCGCACCTCGATCAAACAGGCCTAACATATTTAGTCCTGCTGTAACAAGTAGGGGAGATTCTGACAACAACTTGACAgaagaagataaaataaaattggaaaagTTACAGCTTATAAGAGTCAAATTTTTGAGGATTCTTCAAAGGCTCGGACTTTCTACTGAAGATTCTTTAGCAGCACAGGTTCTTTATAGACTGGCACATGTTGCAAGGAGACAAACCAGTGAACTGTTTAGTGTTGATTCTGCGAAGAGGAAAGCTTTGGAACTTGAAACAGAGGGTAAAGATGATTTAAGCTTCTCCATAAACATGCTTGTGCTTGGGAAGATTGGGGTGGGCAAGAGTGCCACAATAAATTCAATCTTTGGTGAGTCAAAGACCTCAATTCATGCATTTGAACCTGCCACTACAGTAGTGAAAGAGATTACTGGAATGGTAGATGGTGTTAAACTGAGAATCATTGATACCCCAGGTTTGAAATCTTCTGCCATGGAGCAAGGTGCCAATCACAAGGTCCTAGCTTCTATAAAGCAATACATAAAGAAGTGTCCCCCCGATGTTGTAGTCTATGTTGATCGGTTGGACAGCCAGACCCGGGATCTTAATGATCTGCCATTGTTAAGATCAATCACTAATTCTCTTGGCTCCTCTTTCTGGAAAAATGCCATAGTTGCTTTGACTCATGCTGCTTCTGCACCCCCTGATGGACCATCTGGCTCACCTTTGAGTTATGAGGATTAG
- the LOC121213798 gene encoding PAP-specific phosphatase HAL2-like — translation MAEKNDKYGKELDLAVRIVHMACSLCQKVQQSLVSAASGHVLAKDDDSPVTIADWSVQATVSWLLSEFLEGRSVSIVAEEDVQTLSKPEAASLLSAVVNTVNECLAEAPKYGLQCPKKVLGTSQILEAISRCNSTGGPTGRHWVLDPVDGTLGFVRGDQYAVALGLIEDGKLVLGVLGCPNYPMKKELLNYNHQCNQIKPTSPPSSDIWQKGCVMYARRGTGQAWMQPLIHGDTKFEWPNSATLLQASPVDDPSQATFCEPVEKANSNHLFTEGLASSIGLKNRPMRVHSMVKYAAIARGDAEVYIKFARSGYKEKIWDHAAGVVIVEEAGGVVTDAGGRPLDFSRGLYLEGLDRGIVACSGPILHDKIIGAVYASWDSSNL, via the exons ATGGCGGAGAAGAATGACAAGTACGGTAAAGAGTTGGATTTGGCTGTTAGAATTGTGCATATGGCTTGTTCTTTATGTCAAAAAGTGCAACAAAGCTTGGTTTCTGCTGCTTCTGGACatgttttggccaaggatgaTGATTCTCCTGTTACTATTGCAg ACTGGAGCGTCCAAGCAACTGTTAGTTGGCTGCTTTCCGAATTCTTGGAGGGTCGGAGTGTGTCCATTGTTGCTGAAGAAGATGTCCAAACACTCTCCAAGCCTGAAGCGGCTAGTTTACTTTCAGCTGTTGTCAATACTGTGAATGAATGCTTAGCTGAAGCACCAAAGTATGGTCTTCAGTGTCCAAAGAAAGTTCTTGGGACTTCACAAATCCTTGAGGCTATCAGTCGGTGCAACTCAACTGGGGGCCCAACTGGAAGACATTGGGTGCTTGACCCTGTTGACGGGACATTGGGATTTGTACGTGGTGACCAGTATGCTGTAGCACTAGGCTTGATTGAGGATGGGAAGCTAGTTCTTGGAGTTCTTGGGTGTCCTAATTACCCTATGAAAAAGGAATTGTTGAATTATAATCATCAATGCAACCAAATTAAGCCGACGAGTCCACCATCTTCGGATATTTGGCAAAAAGGATGTGTGATGTATGCAAGGAGAGGAACTGGTCAGGCATGGATGCAACCTTTGATCCATGGGGATACAAAATTTGAATGGCCAAATTCTGCTACATTGCTTCAGGCTTCTCCTGTTGATGATCCATCGCAGGCAACTTTTTGTGAACCTGTGGAAAAGGCAAATTCAAACCACTTGTTTACCGAGGGGCTTGCTAGCAGCATAGGTCTCAA AAACCGACCTATGCGAGTCCATAGCATGGTTAAATATGCAGCAATAGCTCGGGGTGATGCTGAAGTTTATATAAAGTTTGCAAGATCTGGGTACAAAGAGAAGATATGGGATCACGCTGCTGGTGTTGTCATTGTAGAAGAGGCTGGTGGGGTTGTAACGGATGCAGGAGGTCGCCCCTTGGACTTCAGTAGGGGACTGTACTTAGAAGGTCTTGACCGGGGGATTGTTGCTTGCTCTGGCCCCATACTGCATGATAAAATCATTGGGGCTGTATATGCAAGCTGGGATTCTTCTAATCTATGA